The genomic stretch tctcctaTCTCCCCGTCTCCAGTGATCCCGCCTCTTCATTCTCattggtgtggggagggagagggggaggaggatcaaaggggcagagtcagtaaggtgggggctgggggcaggtacGAATCATTTAAGGGTCAGGATGACCAGATGCAGGTGCTTTCCGGTTCGGCTCGGGTCTTGTCAGAGGCTTGGTATgagagagggtaataataataataataatgttggtatttgttaagcgcttactatgtgccgagcactgttctaagcgctggggtagacacaggggaatcaggttgtcccacgtggggctcacagtcttaatccccattttacagatgaggtaactgaggcaccgagaagttaagtgacttgcccaaagtcacacagctgacaagtggtagagccggggttcgaacccatgacctctgactccaaagcccgtgctctttccagtgagccacgctgcttctctaggtagggGTCCTGCCCCCAGAAGGTGGTATAgaatagtaacgatggtattcgataagcgcttactatgtgtcaagcactcttctaagcgctggggtaaatacaagctactcaggttggacacggcccctgttccacttgggtctcaccgtctctatccccattttacagatgaggtaactgaagcatagagaagtgaagtgacttgcccaaggtcacatggcagacaagtggaggagccgggattagaagccaggtccttccgactccctctgctctatccgctaggcctcgctcCTTCGATATATGTAAAGCATTTAACTGTGTCGAACATTTTACCAAGTgctggatagacacaagataaccaggttggacccagtccctgccccaacatTATGGAGGCAAAGATGGCCTAGCCCTCAGCTGGAAGTCCACGGCGGGGGCGACCCCTCGACCgcccccacgtcctctgaccaccctctccccctccccccccgctgcAGGCATGGTGGACCCTCCTGGGTGGCCgggaatcagtcaatctgtggtacgactgtgtgcagagcaacaattCACAAACCTGGGCCTGCAGCCACGTCAGTGACAACGGTGAGGTTGCTCCCGAGGGAGCGGGCGATAAGGCCTGACCCTTGGAAAGCAAGGGGTGGGCCCTAAAGTGGGGGGTGGGGCTCAGAAGGCCAGAGCTGGGGCTCAAAGTGTGGTGGGTGGAGCCTATGGGGAGCAGCAGGGCCAGACTGGAGGTTGGGCTCCTGAGTCCTGGAGGATGAGGAACCCAGGAGCAGCACTGGGAGACACCCCGTGACCTCTCACCCTTCTCCCTGCATCCCTCCAGACTGGCTGCGAGCCGTGCAGGCATTGATGGTCCTGTCTTTGCTCTTCTGCTGTTTCTCCTTCATCCTCTTCATGTTCCAGCTCTACACCATGCGTCGGGGTGGCCTCTTCTATGCCACCGGCGTCTGCCAGCTCTGCACCAGTAAGGCGGGGGATGGAGACCCCTCGGGGTTCCGCGTGGGGAGGGTTGGATTAGAACTCCTATGAGTCCTTGGGGCTGGGGGCACCAGCTGCTGAGGCACTGCCCACCCCTAGAGTGCTGTCTGGGAAAGCTGGCCAGGCTGCTAAGACTAATGAGGGCTGGACACAGATTCCCTTTGCCGCTCCCAgacgtgggagagggagggagggaagaggctggggctGGAAGGCAGGTTGCCTGGGTCCCAACACTGATGCACCTCTTCTGTCCCACCCCCATCAGGCGTGGCGGTCTTCACCGGGGCCGTGATCTATGCTGTTCACGTGGAAGAGTTCCAGAAGGGCCGACCTCCCGGCGGCAGCTTTGGCTACTGCTTTGTCCTGGCCTGGGTGGCCTTCCCACTGGCCCTGGCCAGCGGGCTGATCTACATCCACCTGAGGAAGCGTGAATGACCGCCCCATCCCCCCAAGTGCCCATGTGTAATCAGGATTTGTATTTTCAGATTAAACTGCCTGACCCATCGCTCTGTAATTAGCTCGCCCTCTTGTCCACTGCCCAAATCCTACAGGGACCCCAGGTATGCCCTCCCTAACTTTTTTacaccatggcatttgttaagtgctgtgtcaagcaccgttctaagtgcaagggtagatccaagttaaacaggtcaaacacaattcctgcccaacaaggggttcAAGATctcagtgggaggaagaacaggcattgaatccccattttccaggtgaggaaactgaggcacacagctgggttttttaaaatggtatttaagcagtggagtagatatgagtaatcagattggatatggtccctgtcccacatgaagctcacgattcttgctccccattttacaggtgagggaactgaggcacagagaagttaagtgacttacccaaattcaTACAGTAGGcacctggaagagctgggattagaacccaggtcctctgactccaaggcctgtgctctttccactgctcccacTTCCCATCATTCCAGTGActcccccattctcctcccaggGACCCCAGCACTTCCCTCCAGCGTGGGGGTCCAAAGGTACCAAGTGGGCTACATCCCCTTCAgttcccaggcctgtccccaaacccatcAACCTCTGGGGCCATTTTGGAGCCCAGTCAAGGTGCAAAGATCACGGCCAAGTCAGCCCTCCCTTAGCCTCAGGgccctaagcagtgtggcctagtggaaagagcacaagcttgggagtcaaaggacctgggttctgatcctagctctgccacttctctgctgggtgatactgggcaaatcacttctctgtgcctcagtttcctcatatgtaaaatgaggcttaaatactgttctcgctcctatttagactttgagcccctttctggggcaggtactgtgtccaacctgcttaacccagtgtttagtacagtgtttggcgcacagtAGAAACTCTGAGAAACAGcggggtctagaggaaagaacatgggcctgagagtgagaggacctggtttctaatcccagcttccccccttgtctgctgtgtgactttgagcaagttgcttcatttctctgtgcctcagttccctcatctgcaaaattcaatccctgttttccctccaacttggactgtgaaccccatgtgggatccagttatcttgtatttaacccagcacttagtacagtgcttggcacataataggtgcttaagtaccacaattattattataggaagcatTTTCCAATTATcacaatttctattattatgatGGACCCTGGCATTCCAACAATGGTATAAATAAGACTTtattaagctccctgagggagtgACTCTGCGGCTACAAGACGGTGCTGAGGGAGAGAggcacccccagcccccgccagACGGTGCAAGTGCTGCAGCGGCCCGAGCTTGGGGGTCATCAATATTGCAcgaggatgggggaggacagcCGCGATGgataggggagaggaaagggagaagatgaggaggatggagaagaggtagcATATGTCCCCAAGAGTCCTAGGGTGGCAGGCAAAGGCAGAATTACCCCCAGGGTTTGGGGGGGCTGGGCACCAAGGCACTAGGAGGAGGTTGTTGGGGGAAGAAAGGTGCAGGGGTCTGTAGGAGGGCTCCCCAGTTAAGGAGGAAGGGGTATGGGGTAGCCTTAGTGTAGGCATCCTGGGGAGGAGTGTGGGGGAAGGGGCTTCTTgggttctgaggcacagagaaagggaaCGGGAATTCTGGagagtagaggaggagagaggagggcctggaggggcgggggagtgTTCCTGGGCCAGGATGCACAGAGAAAGGGAATGGGAATTCTGGAGCAGGGAGGAACTGAGGAGGAGGgccaagggtgggggtgggggtattcCTGGGCCAGGATGCCCAAATGGACTGAGTTAGGGGCAGTGGGGGATAGAGGTGAATTGGGAGTCCCCCGGGGTCCCTGGGTGTCAGTGTCCTTGGGGCAAATTCTGGGGAGAGCCCTCTGAGGCCTTGGAGGTGGTAATGGCAGGGTCCATATGGGAGTcctgagggttggggggaagagggaggggctggaggggatggggaggagcagtgggtggGAGCTCCTCGGGGAGGGTGCGCAGATGGGAGATAGCCCGGGCTCCGTTGAAGCACACGTCAAAGCCGCTGTGGGCCAGCAGCCAGTTCTCCACCTGCTCCTGGAGCCAGTGCGCTGCCTCTGGGGGTAGAGGGCCACAGATGACAGATgtcagagaggagtgaaggccccctccccgcctcactcAACCCATCCAAGCCCTCCACTCTACCTTCCCCGAAGCAGAGCCCAGAATGCCCACACCCAGTCCGGGGGCCGGCCAGCAGAAAGACAGGGTCCATCTGGACTCTGGGGTAATCTTCCTACCCTCTACTCGGGAGCCAAAcaacttgagagcagggattcctGGGATTCAAAGTTGGGGGGCCCAAGAGATGGGCGCTGGGAGCGGCCCACATTCCCCTGTGCGAGCTCCAAACCTGGAAGTTTGGGGGGCAGCATCCCTGTGCTTCAAGGCAGGAGGCCCAGctgcagcatggtggagtggaggagtggggagtgactgggcaggagggggaagggggcagggtacCTAGCTGCCCCACTGGTTGTTCTGCCTCCTAGAAGCATCCGGACACTGCCCTAGGCCCTCCTGGTGGCAGAGGTGTAGAGAGGATTAGCAAACCTCCAGAGATCCCCAGTAGTTACTATCTCCGAAGCAGGATCCAGATTAGTGCCCGGTGTCCAGGGGATTgttgggcggtggggggggggaaccccaggtgggtgactctactctctcctcaggccccaggTGTCCAATCTCCCCACGTTCTCCAGTTGTCCCAAGGTGGGGCCACTGTTCAATGTACCATGACTGgcgtggtgggtggggagggcaagAAGGGGGTGGGGTCCCTACCTTCAGGGGGCCCAGGTTCTCGGCGCCCTAAGAAGCTGTGAGCCAACAGGGCCTCCTTGGCATGCTCCTCCTGTGCCCGCAGCACCAGGGCGCTCAGCAGCTCCGAATTGTTGGATGTGCTGCGGAAGTATAGCATGTGGGCCAACTCCAGGGCCTGCCGGTTCCGCCACTGCCCAAACATCtatgggagaggaggtggggtcaGAGACCCGGGGGGACACCCTCCCCCCAGGATTCAGGTCCCAGGGAGTCTCCACCCTCCTGGTACCCAGGCACCTGATTCTCCCTCTCTACAGCATCCCCACGTCAGCCTCCGATCTTCCCCTGAGCTCTGGGAGGGGggctaagattattattattatattatataataatagtggtatttgttacgcacttattatgtgccaggcactgttctaagtcctggttagataatcaggttggacacagtccctgtcccacgtagtgctcacagccgtatcccactctgccacttgtctggggtgggatcttggcatgtcacttcatcatcatcatcataattacggtatttgttaagcacttactttatgccaggcactgtgctaagcgctggggtggatacaagtaaatcaagttggacacagtccccatcctacatagggctcacaatttcaattcccattttatagatcaggaaactgaggcccagagaagtgaagtgacctccccaaggtcacacagtagacaagtggcgaagccaggactagaacctaagaccttctgactttccggcccaggctctatccactagcccgcaCTGCTTCTAAGAGACCCGTAGGGAGCAGCCtggagtctccccctctggactgtaagcagggaatatgtctgcttattcttgcattttactttccctagcgcttagtacagtgctctgcacacagtaagcactcaataaatacaactgaatgaatgaatggagccccaAGGAAgactgtgggggtggggcgggaagggagaaaggggcgggggcgggcggagggcctCACCTTAGAGGCTCGGACGCCCATGAACCCGGcgaagaggaacaggaggagggaggaggcgatTTTGAGGTCGGACAGGACCACCATGCCGACGTTGACGAAGACGGCCAGGCCGCTGATCAGCAGGGTGCCGTGGAGCAGGGCGCGCTGCAGAAAGGGCGTCCGCACCTTCAGCTCGGGCAACAGCTGCTCCAGCCCCTCCAGTGGCGTGTCCTTAAAGCTCTTCAGCACCATGTGTCCTTTCCGGGTTCGGGCCGCCACCACCACCCGCTTAAAGTACCGCCTGGACGGAGGTCGGAGAGGAAGCTAGAGGTCAGAGGGGGCGAGACCGAATCCCAGGACTCTCCCACAGACACCCGAAGTCCCCCCCCGAGAGTCCCACCTGCAGTCTAACCTCCCTCTCTCAAGCTGCAGCCCAGGATATTCTGGAGAGTGAGGGCTAAATgccatcattcgttcattcagtcatttattgagcacttactattgcagagcactgtactaagcgcttgggagagtacaacaataaacagacacagtccctgtctacaacgagcttacagtctagagggataataataatcctggtatttgttaagtacttactacgtgccaggcaccgaactaagcgttggaggggatacaagcaaatcgggttggaaacagtccctgtcccacgtagggctcacggtttcaattcccattttatagatgaggtagcttagggacagagaagtaaagtgacttgcccaaggtcacacagcagacaagtgacggagccaggattaggacccataaagcgggagggagttcagggccagagggaacttgggcaaggggtcaaatCCATCCTAGTAGGGCATTCTCCCGTCTCACCTCTCAGCAGGGGGGGATTTGGTGAAGAAGCCACGCTCCGACCCCACGCTGGACTTCAGCGGGAGCCGCCCGACCCTTTGGCCCAGGGCCCAGAACTGCATGTAGACATACTGGTCCAGGTTGACATTcacctggggtggggcaggggagatggcAGCTGTTTGTGGGGTAGAGTAGGCCACTGCTCCTGCCTCAAGTTTCCAGAGATCCCAATGTCCCCTGAACCCCAACTCCCATCAATCCCGGTGGTTCCTGGACACTGCCCTACAGGCTGAAAGGAACATTAATTTTTACAGTCTCCTAGACTGAGTGGGTCCAGGAGGGTCTCTCCCCGGGGCCCTCCTTCGCAGGTCGGGTGTTTCACACTTTCCAGCTCCCATGATCTTCCTCTAGATCAGGGGCCGGCCACCCCAGGGGCTGCTGGGTGGTTGTAGTCCCCTGGCTCGTACCTGGACCTCATCCTGAGGGTGGTGGACGACGAGGGCGTAGGCCACAGCATCCTCCGACAAGGGTGAGAAGTTGGCCTGGGCCAGCAGCGGCTCTAACTGCCGCAAGACCTCCTGCTCTTTGGTCAAGCGCTGGAGGTCCGTTAGTGATGGCTCCTCCAGGCTTTCTCGATCGGGGTTAATTGGACAGTACAGAGTctgggagggtggagaagagaaggcggGAGAAAGAAGCAGGGGTCAGGCATAATTAGACACGCTTCAGGCCCCTGGCCACACTTTCTCAGCAATATCAACTCCATCGTACCGTattctttccagcacttagtatggtgctctgccccctATAAAGTCTCAAGCAACACCTCAGTCGGTGCTTCTTTGCCACCCAACTGGGTGGCAAACTGGGCCTATCCTTGGCTCCGTGCCTGCCCCGGCCAGCTGGGTCATTAAGGGcaccagaagtaataataataatagtggtatctaataataaca from Ornithorhynchus anatinus isolate Pmale09 chromosome 10, mOrnAna1.pri.v4, whole genome shotgun sequence encodes the following:
- the EMP3 gene encoding epithelial membrane protein 3, whose product is MSVLLLVVSALHVLILILLFIATLDKAWWTLLGGRESVNLWYDCVQSNNSQTWACSHVSDNDWLRAVQALMVLSLLFCCFSFILFMFQLYTMRRGGLFYATGVCQLCTSVAVFTGAVIYAVHVEEFQKGRPPGGSFGYCFVLAWVAFPLALASGLIYIHLRKRE
- the TMEM143 gene encoding transmembrane protein 143, which translates into the protein MRKSVSMSGPPWLSFHRLLGPCWLRVARATRGPGGRGCIPPFRPLSSLASKMGEYKRMWNPTEPRDWAQQYRERFIPFSKDQLLQLLQQEFHTTPAEKADLLAFAIHVDSCILYHYHLILTQLQTLYCPINPDRESLEEPSLTDLQRLTKEQEVLRQLEPLLAQANFSPLSEDAVAYALVVHHPQDEVQVNVNLDQYVYMQFWALGQRVGRLPLKSSVGSERGFFTKSPPAERRYFKRVVVAARTRKGHMVLKSFKDTPLEGLEQLLPELKVRTPFLQRALLHGTLLISGLAVFVNVGMVVLSDLKIASSLLLFLFAGFMGVRASKMFGQWRNRQALELAHMLYFRSTSNNSELLSALVLRAQEEHAKEALLAHSFLGRREPGPPEEAAHWLQEQVENWLLAHSGFDVCFNGARAISHLRTLPEELPPTAPPHPLQPLPLPPNPQDSHMDPAITTSKASEGSPQNLPQGH